A portion of the Pseudarthrobacter defluvii genome contains these proteins:
- the lipB gene encoding lipoyl(octanoyl) transferase LipB has protein sequence MDAMTLEFSQLGLAPDFVDYMEGWDAQRELHDNVVAGVAPSTVLLLEHAAVYTAGKLTEDHERPFDGTPVVPVDRGGKLTWHGPGQLVAYPILKLKNRSGIRDYVERLEEIMITVMADYGIKAERIKGRAGVWIKADAKGPDRKIAAIGIRVLNGVTMHGVAINCSNDLAPYGQIIACGITDAGVTTMSLETGREITPADIADRFVAEFRKHEEALVSSPEGALL, from the coding sequence CTGGATGCCATGACTCTTGAGTTTTCACAGCTGGGTCTTGCCCCCGACTTCGTTGATTACATGGAAGGCTGGGATGCCCAGCGCGAACTCCATGACAACGTAGTCGCCGGAGTTGCCCCCAGCACAGTCCTGCTTTTGGAGCACGCCGCCGTCTACACGGCCGGCAAGCTGACAGAGGACCATGAGCGCCCGTTTGACGGCACACCGGTGGTTCCGGTGGACCGCGGCGGCAAGCTCACCTGGCATGGGCCGGGACAACTGGTCGCCTACCCCATCCTGAAGCTGAAAAACCGCTCCGGCATCCGGGATTACGTGGAGCGCCTTGAAGAGATCATGATCACCGTCATGGCGGACTACGGCATCAAGGCCGAGCGCATCAAGGGGCGGGCCGGTGTGTGGATCAAGGCCGACGCCAAGGGCCCGGACCGCAAGATCGCGGCCATCGGCATCCGCGTGCTCAACGGAGTCACCATGCACGGCGTGGCGATCAACTGCAGCAATGACCTGGCACCATACGGGCAGATCATTGCCTGCGGCATCACCGACGCCGGGGTGACCACCATGTCCCTGGAAACGGGCCGGGAAATCACTCCCGCCGATATTGCGGACCGGTTCGTAGCGGAATTCCGCAAACATGAAGAAGCATTGGTTTCGAGCCCTGAAGGAGCTCTACTGTGA
- a CDS encoding serine/threonine-protein kinase: MDDAQAPEVPGYDVGRLLGRGSSADVWLARQQRTGRDVALKCFRTAGSRMRGSVANTEEEMRREIRILSVLDHQHLIRARDAVRLGEPGGGTALTMDYAAGGSLAQLVAARGRLTVGETVTVLTPIAQALGYLHGKGFTHSDVSPGNVLFTGQGKPMLSDVGVARMLGDPGCPGTAGTAGFLDPSPVDAVRAGLQPERDVYSAAALGWYCLTGAAPGRTADRPPLSLLVPGVPRELAAALEAGLNEDRRLRPNALALATAVYRSADPQPVDLSDAVHPTVLPELLTRRRAAPETKGAGLRTKLRALRRRLATTRWSALSFTQSSAKPPAGRSKRGSMWQQLPLAQKKAALVAHSKPTAGSVTPPGKRAVAPAVRQGKHAGGPVAGRRAGILARALLPAIAAAAAAMWWLSAAGHPPWPGAATAGSLPAAARPAEAAGDGGTRALAPVDGARQDALAADPAVAVQGLAALRDHAFSSGRLELLAEVNAPGSAAAAADERIAAQLRPTGDRLAGFTSTLAEVAAEVGATQDHAVVKVVAATSGYSTVNEENTVLATGAPSPPQPLRLVLVSVDGQWRVSDILAAE, from the coding sequence ATGGATGATGCACAGGCGCCTGAGGTCCCCGGTTACGACGTCGGCCGGCTGCTGGGGCGGGGGAGCAGCGCGGACGTGTGGCTGGCCAGGCAACAGCGGACCGGGAGGGACGTCGCGCTCAAGTGCTTCCGCACTGCCGGCAGCAGGATGCGGGGCAGCGTGGCCAACACGGAGGAGGAGATGCGGCGGGAGATTCGCATCCTTTCGGTCCTGGACCACCAGCACCTGATCAGGGCCCGCGATGCCGTCCGCCTCGGGGAGCCCGGTGGAGGCACGGCGTTAACCATGGACTACGCTGCCGGCGGTTCCCTGGCACAGCTGGTCGCCGCCCGCGGCAGGCTCACTGTGGGGGAGACCGTCACCGTACTGACTCCCATCGCGCAGGCTTTGGGCTACCTTCACGGCAAAGGGTTTACCCACTCGGACGTATCTCCGGGGAACGTGCTGTTCACCGGGCAGGGAAAGCCCATGCTGTCAGACGTCGGCGTTGCCCGAATGCTGGGCGATCCTGGCTGTCCAGGAACGGCAGGAACGGCCGGTTTCCTTGACCCGTCCCCGGTCGATGCCGTGCGTGCCGGGCTGCAGCCTGAACGCGACGTTTACTCCGCTGCCGCACTTGGGTGGTACTGCCTGACAGGTGCTGCACCGGGACGCACCGCCGACCGCCCGCCGCTGTCACTCCTTGTTCCCGGCGTCCCAAGGGAACTGGCAGCAGCCCTGGAAGCAGGGCTGAACGAGGACCGGCGGCTGCGCCCCAACGCACTGGCATTGGCCACGGCTGTGTACCGCAGTGCAGACCCGCAGCCGGTGGACCTCTCCGACGCTGTCCACCCCACCGTCCTGCCCGAGCTGCTCACACGGCGCCGCGCCGCCCCTGAAACAAAGGGCGCCGGTCTCCGGACGAAACTCCGGGCTCTTCGCCGCCGCCTGGCGACGACCCGCTGGAGCGCCTTGTCCTTCACCCAGTCATCCGCCAAGCCGCCTGCTGGCCGGTCCAAACGGGGATCCATGTGGCAACAGCTGCCGTTGGCCCAAAAGAAAGCCGCCCTTGTCGCGCACTCGAAACCTACTGCCGGGTCCGTCACCCCGCCCGGGAAGCGTGCTGTCGCACCCGCCGTCCGGCAAGGCAAACATGCCGGCGGACCCGTAGCCGGCCGGAGGGCGGGGATACTGGCGCGTGCCCTCCTGCCCGCCATTGCCGCAGCGGCCGCCGCAATGTGGTGGCTGTCAGCCGCCGGACATCCGCCGTGGCCAGGAGCCGCCACAGCCGGTTCGCTGCCGGCAGCTGCACGTCCAGCCGAAGCTGCTGGGGACGGCGGAACACGAGCCCTTGCACCGGTTGATGGCGCCAGACAGGATGCCCTTGCGGCTGATCCCGCCGTTGCTGTGCAGGGCCTCGCCGCGCTGCGGGACCACGCATTCAGCAGCGGCCGGCTTGAGCTGCTTGCGGAGGTGAACGCGCCAGGTTCCGCAGCAGCTGCCGCCGATGAGCGCATCGCAGCGCAGCTCCGGCCAACGGGGGACCGCCTGGCCGGCTTCACCAGCACCCTCGCCGAGGTGGCGGCGGAAGTGGGTGCGACCCAGGACCATGCTGTCGTCAAGGTGGTAGCCGCCACCTCCGGCTACAGCACCGTCAATGAAGAGAACACGGTGCTTGCCACGGGGGCGCCCAGCCCGCCGCAGCCGCTTCGGTTGGTCCTTGTCTCCGTGGACGGCCAGTGGCGGGTCAGCGACATCCTTGCCGCAGAGTGA
- a CDS encoding TIGR01777 family oxidoreductase codes for MHIVIAGASGLIGTSMSAAFRDAGHSVVALVRRPPAGAGEVRWDPAAGVLDPSALAGADAVVNLSGAGIGDRPWTRKRVEELFSSRLGPTRTLVQAMAQMDTPPATFISQSASGYYGDAGNTVLREDAPAGSSTLAQICVEWEQAALAAPAGVRVVLPRTGVVFSRSGGALGKLLPLLRLGLGGPFGNGHQFWPWVTLPDVCAAFLFLLDSPVSGPVNVTAPEQADVNTIVAALARALHRPAMLRVPAPVLRTVMPGLGEELLLHSQRMEPAVLASAGFRWQHGSLEDAARWVVAKDGSA; via the coding sequence ATGCACATTGTCATCGCCGGCGCCTCCGGGCTCATCGGCACCTCCATGTCCGCAGCCTTCCGCGATGCCGGCCACTCCGTAGTGGCCCTGGTCCGGCGGCCACCTGCCGGTGCAGGCGAAGTCCGCTGGGATCCGGCGGCCGGTGTCCTGGACCCCTCGGCGCTTGCCGGTGCTGACGCCGTGGTCAACCTGTCCGGTGCCGGCATCGGCGACAGGCCCTGGACGCGGAAGCGGGTGGAGGAGCTGTTCAGCTCCCGTTTGGGCCCCACGAGGACTTTGGTGCAGGCCATGGCGCAAATGGATACGCCACCGGCAACCTTCATCAGCCAGTCGGCGTCCGGCTACTATGGCGACGCCGGCAACACGGTCCTGCGCGAGGACGCGCCTGCAGGTTCCAGCACCTTGGCCCAAATCTGCGTCGAGTGGGAGCAGGCGGCACTGGCGGCACCTGCAGGCGTGCGCGTGGTGCTGCCCCGCACGGGAGTGGTCTTCAGCCGTTCCGGCGGAGCGCTGGGAAAGCTGCTCCCGTTGCTGCGGCTGGGCCTTGGCGGTCCCTTCGGCAACGGACACCAGTTCTGGCCCTGGGTCACCCTTCCTGATGTTTGCGCCGCCTTCCTCTTCCTCCTGGACTCTCCGGTCTCCGGTCCGGTCAATGTGACCGCCCCTGAGCAGGCCGACGTCAACACGATCGTCGCGGCGCTGGCCCGTGCCCTGCACCGGCCGGCCATGCTGCGGGTTCCCGCCCCTGTGCTGCGCACGGTGATGCCGGGGCTGGGCGAGGAGCTCCTGCTGCACAGCCAGCGGATGGAACCGGCAGTGCTGGCATCCGCAGGCTTCCGGTGGCAGCACGGGAGCCTCGAGGATGCTGCGCGCTGGGTAGTCGCCAAGGACGGCTCCGCCTAG
- the lipA gene encoding lipoyl synthase produces the protein MTLAPEGRKMLRIEQRNAAVPVERKPEWIKAKVQMGPEFVGLKNLVKKEGLHTVCEEAGCPNIFECWEDKEATFLIGGSECTRRCDFCQIDTGKPSPLDRFEPTKVARSVQSMQLRYATVTGVARDDLEDEGVWLYAETVRKIHELNPGTGVELLIPDFSGNPDHIKAICDSKPEVFAHNVETVPRIFKRIRPAFRYDRSLDVITQGRNHGMVTKSNLILGMGETREEISEALRDLHQAGCDLITITQYLRPSERHLPVDRWVKPQEFVDLQHEAEEIGFLGVMSGPLVRSSYRAGRLWATAMRKKGRDIPAELAHIAEGIQDSGTTRQEAATLLAAHS, from the coding sequence GTGACATTGGCACCTGAAGGCCGGAAGATGCTGCGGATCGAGCAGCGCAATGCTGCGGTTCCGGTGGAGCGCAAGCCGGAGTGGATCAAGGCCAAGGTCCAGATGGGCCCGGAGTTCGTCGGGCTGAAGAACCTGGTGAAAAAGGAAGGCCTGCACACCGTCTGCGAGGAAGCCGGCTGCCCCAACATCTTCGAATGCTGGGAAGACAAGGAAGCCACGTTCCTGATTGGCGGGTCCGAGTGCACCCGCCGCTGCGACTTCTGCCAGATCGACACCGGCAAACCCTCACCCCTGGACCGGTTCGAACCCACCAAGGTGGCCCGCTCCGTCCAGTCCATGCAGCTGCGCTACGCCACCGTCACCGGCGTGGCCCGCGATGACCTCGAGGACGAAGGCGTCTGGCTCTACGCCGAAACCGTCCGCAAGATCCACGAACTGAACCCCGGCACCGGCGTCGAACTGCTCATCCCCGACTTCTCCGGCAACCCCGACCACATCAAAGCGATCTGCGACTCCAAACCCGAAGTCTTCGCCCACAACGTCGAAACCGTCCCCCGGATCTTCAAGCGCATCCGCCCCGCGTTCCGCTACGACCGCTCCCTGGACGTCATCACCCAGGGCCGCAACCACGGGATGGTCACCAAATCCAACCTCATCCTTGGCATGGGCGAAACCCGCGAGGAAATCTCCGAAGCCCTCCGAGACCTCCACCAGGCAGGGTGCGACCTGATCACCATCACCCAATACCTGCGCCCCAGTGAGCGGCACCTGCCCGTGGACCGCTGGGTCAAACCCCAGGAATTCGTCGACCTGCAGCACGAAGCCGAAGAAATCGGCTTCCTCGGCGTCATGTCCGGCCCCCTGGTCCGATCCTCCTACCGCGCCGGACGCCTCTGGGCCACCGCCATGCGCAAAAAAGGCCGCGACATCCCCGCCGAACTCGCCCACATCGCCGAAGGCATCCAGGACTCCGGCACCACCCGCCAGGAAGCCGCAACCCTCCTGGCAGCGCACTCCTGA